A genome region from Microbacterium sp. CGR2 includes the following:
- the tsaE gene encoding tRNA (adenosine(37)-N6)-threonylcarbamoyltransferase complex ATPase subunit type 1 TsaE, which yields MSVDPAFLGRREVATSEGMEQLGFRIGEQLQAGDLLILTGPLGAGKTTFTRGLAEGLGVRGPVQSPTFVIARTHPSLVGRAPLVHVDAYRLGSAVELDDLDLDLARSVVVIEWGRGMAEELADAWWDVELERPVGGADIDPSELDADAPRIVTITREGVS from the coding sequence ATGAGTGTCGATCCGGCGTTCCTCGGCCGGCGCGAAGTCGCCACCTCAGAGGGGATGGAGCAGCTCGGCTTCCGCATCGGTGAACAGCTGCAGGCGGGGGACCTGCTGATTCTCACCGGTCCGCTCGGGGCAGGCAAGACGACATTCACCCGGGGGCTCGCCGAGGGGCTCGGAGTGCGCGGCCCCGTGCAGAGCCCGACGTTCGTGATCGCGCGCACCCATCCGTCTCTGGTCGGTCGGGCGCCGCTCGTCCACGTCGACGCATACCGGCTCGGGTCCGCCGTCGAACTCGACGACCTCGACCTCGATCTCGCACGATCCGTCGTCGTCATCGAGTGGGGTCGGGGGATGGCGGAAGAGCTTGCCGATGCGTGGTGGGACGTCGAGCTGGAGCGTCCCGTCGGCGGCGCCGACATCGACCCGTCCGAACTGGACGCCGACGCTCCCCGGATCGTCACGATCACGCGCGAAGGTGTCTCATGA
- a CDS encoding response regulator transcription factor: MTQLPERTPVVVIIEDDAGVRSLLDEVFLAAGFHTVLAGSGLEGLAAVEAHTPLITTLDINLPGIDGFEVARRIRKVSSTFIIMLSALADESDVVLGLTSGADEYLVKPFRPRELRARIEALMRRPRLDVPIPGQASGTTAQTLLASLSAPTAPTSIADATAASGQQQVHRDLSLDLATHTVRAGNRTIDLTPTEFDLLAALLASKRQVRSKSELAIGLRGSDTGSAEYVSEPDKRAIETHIANLRRKLGDSSTAPHYIETVRGVGYRLTAGDGDVAH; the protein is encoded by the coding sequence ATGACGCAGCTTCCGGAGCGCACGCCGGTCGTGGTGATCATCGAGGATGACGCCGGGGTGCGGTCGCTTCTGGACGAGGTCTTCCTCGCGGCCGGATTCCACACCGTTCTCGCAGGCTCCGGGCTCGAGGGGCTCGCGGCCGTGGAGGCGCATACGCCGCTGATCACGACGCTCGACATCAACCTCCCCGGTATCGACGGGTTCGAGGTCGCCCGGCGCATCCGCAAGGTCAGTTCCACGTTCATCATCATGCTGTCGGCGCTCGCGGACGAGTCCGACGTCGTGCTGGGCCTGACTTCCGGTGCCGACGAGTATCTCGTCAAGCCGTTCCGTCCCCGAGAGCTCCGGGCGAGGATCGAGGCGCTCATGCGGCGCCCGCGCCTCGACGTACCGATCCCCGGGCAGGCATCCGGAACGACAGCCCAGACGCTGCTGGCGTCGCTTTCCGCACCCACCGCGCCGACCTCGATCGCGGACGCGACCGCGGCGTCGGGACAGCAGCAGGTGCATCGGGATCTCAGTCTCGACCTGGCCACCCACACCGTTCGGGCGGGGAATCGGACGATCGATCTCACACCGACGGAATTCGACCTCCTCGCGGCCCTTCTCGCTTCGAAGCGGCAGGTGCGCAGCAAGTCGGAGCTGGCGATCGGGCTGCGCGGGAGCGACACGGGCTCCGCCGAGTACGTCAGCGAACCGGACAAGCGGGCCATCGAGACGCACATCGCGAATCTGCGCCGGAAGCTGGGCGACAGCTCGACAGCACCGCACTACATCGAGACCGTTCGGGGAGTCGGATACCGGCTCACCGCGGGCGACGGTGACGTCGCACACTGA